One genomic segment of Pandoraea sputorum includes these proteins:
- a CDS encoding MFS transporter, whose product MSYISTPNVADAVATSSADTHAVYRKVTVRLITFFCLCYFAAYLDRINVGLAKLQMLSALQFSDTVYGLGAGLFFAGYILFEVPSNLILQKVGAKLWIARIMVTWGLISGATAFVTTPTQFYVLRFLLGVAEAGFLPGVLLYLTRWYPDERRARIIALFMVGLPLSSMIGSPLSGWIMQMLDGAHGYGGWQWLFVIEAIPSVVLGIAIFMYLPNDIASTRWLTAQEKAILVANLDRDAGVHKRHNLGAAFSDVKVWMLGLIDLCVLLGLYGVSFWLPTILKDTGVKDPYTIGWLMAIPNALAVVGVLAWGARSDRLRERRWHIVLPFLLSAVAMFVFASGTHGTAMTVVLFSLINLGAAAAMPVVWAVPSTFLKGAAAAAGIAFACSLANLGGFLSTYFIGWLRDTFHSQSAGIYAFAACMVIGCALALAYPKHVVNR is encoded by the coding sequence ATGTCTTATATCTCAACACCCAACGTGGCCGACGCTGTAGCCACGTCCAGCGCCGACACCCATGCGGTCTACCGCAAGGTCACAGTGCGCCTCATCACCTTCTTCTGCCTGTGCTATTTCGCGGCCTACCTCGATCGCATCAACGTCGGCCTGGCCAAACTGCAAATGCTCAGCGCACTGCAGTTCAGCGATACGGTCTACGGCCTCGGCGCCGGACTGTTTTTCGCCGGTTATATCCTCTTCGAGGTGCCCAGCAATCTGATCCTGCAAAAAGTCGGCGCGAAGCTCTGGATCGCCCGCATCATGGTCACGTGGGGCCTGATTTCGGGCGCGACCGCCTTCGTCACCACGCCCACACAGTTCTATGTGTTGCGCTTCCTGCTCGGTGTGGCCGAAGCGGGATTTCTGCCGGGGGTGCTGCTGTATCTCACGCGCTGGTATCCGGATGAGCGACGCGCACGCATTATTGCGCTGTTCATGGTCGGCCTGCCGCTCTCGAGCATGATCGGCAGCCCGCTGTCGGGCTGGATCATGCAGATGCTCGACGGTGCCCACGGCTACGGCGGCTGGCAATGGCTGTTCGTGATTGAGGCCATCCCCTCGGTCGTGCTGGGCATTGCGATCTTCATGTACCTTCCCAACGATATCGCGTCGACTCGCTGGCTTACGGCACAGGAAAAAGCGATTCTCGTCGCCAATCTCGACAGGGACGCCGGCGTCCACAAACGCCACAATCTCGGCGCAGCATTCTCCGACGTGAAGGTGTGGATGCTGGGGCTGATCGATCTGTGCGTGCTGCTCGGCCTGTATGGCGTGAGCTTCTGGCTGCCCACGATTTTGAAAGACACCGGCGTGAAGGACCCTTACACGATCGGCTGGCTGATGGCGATTCCCAACGCACTGGCCGTCGTCGGCGTGCTGGCGTGGGGGGCACGCTCGGATCGCCTGCGCGAGCGACGCTGGCACATCGTGCTGCCGTTCCTGCTCTCGGCCGTGGCGATGTTCGTCTTTGCCAGCGGAACTCACGGCACGGCGATGACGGTGGTGTTGTTCTCGCTGATCAATCTCGGCGCGGCTGCCGCAATGCCGGTCGTGTGGGCGGTACCGTCGACCTTCCTGAAGGGGGCGGCAGCGGCCGCAGGCATTGCGTTCGCGTGCTCGCTGGCAAATCTGGGCGGCTTCCTGAGCACCTACTTCATCGGCTGGCTGCGCGACACGTTCCACTCGCAATCGGCCGGGATTTACGCGTTTGCCGCGTGCATGGTGATCGGTTGCGCGCTTGCCCTGGCCTATCCGAAACACGTCGTGAATCGTTGA
- the nadC gene encoding carboxylating nicotinate-nucleotide diphosphorylase, translated as MYDRFAVDRLIDLWLTEDIGYCDLTAQTMIDESATGAFVMNAREPVIVAGIDVAARIFQRYDPALKVDVKVRDGEHAPKGAILLHVSGNARSILTAERTALNIVQRMSGIANETARYVAAIEGTRARLLDSRKTTPGLRMLEKHAVSCGGGLNHRLGLDNGVMIKDNHIAVAGSIKAAVSRARKLVPMLTKVEVECDRLDQVSEALETDVDVIMLDNMSVEDMKTAVAMINGKCKVEASGGIRLDTIRPIAETGVDYISTSKIMQSAPAVDIGLDEA; from the coding sequence ATGTACGACCGTTTTGCTGTTGACCGCCTGATCGACCTGTGGCTCACCGAAGACATCGGTTATTGCGACCTCACGGCGCAGACCATGATCGACGAATCCGCCACCGGCGCCTTTGTGATGAATGCCCGTGAACCGGTGATCGTTGCCGGGATCGACGTGGCTGCGCGTATTTTCCAGCGCTACGACCCCGCGCTCAAGGTCGATGTGAAGGTGCGTGACGGCGAGCATGCCCCGAAGGGCGCGATCCTGTTGCACGTGTCGGGCAACGCCCGAAGCATTCTCACGGCGGAGCGCACCGCGTTGAACATCGTGCAACGCATGAGTGGCATCGCTAACGAAACCGCGCGCTATGTCGCTGCCATCGAAGGCACCCGCGCCCGCCTGCTCGACAGTCGTAAAACGACGCCGGGTCTGCGCATGCTGGAAAAGCATGCCGTGAGTTGTGGCGGCGGCCTGAACCATCGTCTGGGGCTGGACAACGGTGTGATGATCAAGGATAACCACATCGCCGTGGCCGGCAGCATCAAGGCCGCTGTGTCGCGCGCGCGCAAGCTCGTGCCCATGCTGACCAAGGTGGAAGTGGAATGCGATCGCCTCGATCAGGTGAGCGAAGCGCTGGAGACCGATGTGGACGTGATCATGCTCGACAACATGTCGGTCGAGGACATGAAGACGGCCGTCGCGATGATCAACGGCAAATGCAAGGTGGAAGCCTCGGGCGGCATTCGTCTGGACACGATTCGTCCGATCGCCGAGACGGGCGTCGACT